The following proteins come from a genomic window of Bacteroidales bacterium:
- a CDS encoding lactonase family protein: MKQTTFFLIAVLVLGIMMPACNRETANKDILYVGTYSQRGSEGIYVFEFDRDAVSMELIQTVPGKESPSFLAVHPSGEYLYAVYREGMTEDTRNGTVAAFGIGSSGKLTLLNERSSEGANPCHVSVDPKGEYVYVSNYSDGSLSVYPIHQDGKLAGPSDVIVHEGSGPNPDRQKGPHMHSMIPARNGKYVYASDLGTDMIIAYKLNRGNGTLSANENQRTEAKPGSGPRHFDIHPSGNFAYSAEELTSTIAAYSIDPSNGALNFIERESLLPEDFTENNTAADIQVSPDGRFVYASNRGHASLAVFSTDRQSGEIELEGHADVHGERPRNFLIDRKGEFAFVANRNSDDVVVFQRNQETGKLEFTGEKVKVPAAVCVKQLRLE, from the coding sequence ATGAAACAAACAACATTTTTTCTGATCGCGGTTTTGGTTCTGGGTATTATGATGCCCGCCTGTAACCGGGAAACGGCGAACAAGGATATCCTGTATGTCGGCACCTATTCCCAGCGGGGAAGCGAGGGCATTTATGTATTTGAATTTGACCGAGACGCGGTAAGCATGGAACTGATCCAGACAGTTCCGGGAAAGGAAAGCCCGAGCTTTCTGGCAGTCCATCCCAGCGGCGAATATTTGTATGCTGTTTATCGGGAAGGGATGACTGAGGATACAAGAAATGGCACTGTTGCTGCTTTCGGTATTGGCTCTTCGGGAAAGCTTACCCTACTCAATGAACGTTCCTCTGAGGGCGCCAACCCCTGCCATGTTAGTGTGGACCCTAAGGGTGAATATGTGTATGTCTCCAACTACAGTGACGGAAGTTTATCCGTGTATCCCATCCATCAGGACGGGAAACTTGCCGGACCCTCTGACGTGATTGTACACGAGGGGAGTGGTCCGAATCCCGACCGGCAGAAAGGGCCTCACATGCATAGTATGATTCCTGCAAGGAACGGCAAGTACGTGTATGCCTCCGACCTGGGTACAGACATGATCATAGCCTACAAGCTTAACCGCGGGAACGGAACTTTATCGGCTAATGAGAATCAACGTACAGAAGCAAAGCCAGGCAGCGGACCCCGCCACTTTGACATCCATCCTTCAGGTAATTTTGCTTATTCTGCAGAGGAGCTGACTTCAACCATAGCGGCCTATTCGATTGATCCTTCAAACGGAGCCCTGAATTTTATTGAACGGGAAAGCCTGTTACCCGAAGACTTTACTGAAAACAATACGGCCGCGGATATTCAGGTTTCACCCGACGGGCGATTTGTTTATGCATCAAATCGGGGACACGCCAGCCTTGCAGTCTTTTCAACCGACCGGCAAAGTGGAGAGATAGAATTGGAAGGCCATGCGGATGTTCATGGAGAAAGGCCCAGAAATTTCCTGATAGACAGGAAAGGGGAATTTGCGTTTGTAGCGAACCGCAATTCGGATGATGTAGTGGTGTTTCAACGCAATCAGGAGACCGGGAAATTAGAGTTTACCGGCGAAAAAGTTAAGGTGCCGGCAGCGGTGTGTGTGAAGCAGCTCCGCTTAGAATAA